The following proteins are encoded in a genomic region of Agelaius phoeniceus isolate bAgePho1 chromosome 17, bAgePho1.hap1, whole genome shotgun sequence:
- the PLCG1 gene encoding 1-phosphatidylinositol 4,5-bisphosphate phosphodiesterase gamma-1 isoform X1: protein MAAGPGAGPGAPSEAEAAQLCRSLEVGTVMTLFYSKKSQRPERKTFQVKLETRQVTWSRGSEKVEGAVDIREIKEIRPGRNSRDFDRYQEDPCFRPEHSHCFVVLYGTEFRLKTLSLQATSEDEVNMWIKGLNWLVADTLRAPTPLQIERWLRKQFYSLDRNREDRISAKDLKNMLSQVNYRVPNMRFLRERLTDVEQRNGDITYGQFAQLYRSLMFSAQKTMDVPFLERGAERSEHFRVSLLELQKFLLEYQRELWAADPLQVQEFMFNFLRDPLREIDEPYFSLDEFLTFLFSKENSIWNSQLDMVCLENMNNPLSHYWISSSHNTYLTGDQFSSESSLEAYARCLRMGCRCIELDCWDGPDGMPVIYHGHTLTTKIKFSDVLVTIKEHAFVTSDFPVILSIEDHCSIAQQRNMAQNFKKVFGDMLLTKPVDISADGLPSPNQLKRKILIKHKKLAEGSAYEELPTSVMYSENDISNSIKNGILYLEDPINHEWNPHYFVLTSSKIYYSGETTSDQGNEDEEEQKEVSNSTELHSTEKWFHGKLGAGRDGRHIAERLLTEYCIETGAPDGSFLVRESETFVGDYTLSFWRNGKVQHCRIHSRQDAGSPKFFLTDNLVFDSLYDLITHYQEVPLRCNEFEMRLTEPVPQTNAHESKEWYHANLTRAQAEHMLMRVPRDGAFLVRKRSEPSSYAISFRAEGKIKHCRVQQEGQTVLLGNSEFESLVDLISYYEKHPLYRKMKLRYPINEETLEKIGTAEPDYGALYEGRHPGFYVEANPMPTFKCAVKALFDYKAQREDELTFTKNAIIQNVEKQEGGWWRGDYGGKKQLWFPSNYVEEITSPTSLEPEREQQLDENSPLGDLLGGVLDVPSCQIAIRPEGKNNRLFVFSISMSSLSRLSLDVAADTHEDLLDWVKKIREAAQTADARLSEGKMMERRKKIALELSELVVYCRPVPFDEEKIGTERACYRDMSSFPETKAEKYVNKIKGKKFLQYNRLQLSRIYPKGQRLDSSNYDPLPMWICGSQLVALNFQTPDKPMQMNQALFMSSGQCGYVLQPTNMRDDIFDPFDKSTLRGTEPLSISIEVLGARHLPKNGRGIVCPFVEVEVSGAEYDNAKQKTEIVADNGLNPLWTPKQFHFQVSNPDFAFLRFVVYEEDMFSDENFLAQATFLVKGLKTGFRAVPLKNNYSENLELASLLVKIDIFPCKQENGEINLFNASSLRERAGDGSSQLLASRGREGSFELRYQQPFEDFRVAPEQLADHFESRERRVLRRTRVNGDNRL from the exons tgGACATTCGTGAGATCAAGGAGATCCGACCAGGGAGGAACTCGCGGGACTTTGACCGCTACCAGGAGGATCCGTGTTTCCGACCAGAGCACTCTCACTGCTTTGTCGTCCTCTACGGCACAGAATTCCGCCTGAAAACCCTCAGCTTGCAAG CTACTTCTGAGGATGAGGTCAATATGTGGATCAAGGGGCTGAACTGGCTGGTGGCAGACACTCTGAGAGCACCCACCCCCCTGCAGATTGAAAG GTGGCTCCGGAAGCAGTTCTACTCCCTGGATCGCAACCGGGAGGACAG GATCTCTGCCAAGGATCTGAAGAACATGCTGTCCCAGGTCAACTACCGCGTGCCCAACATGAGGTTCCTGCGCGAGCGACTCACG gATGTGGAGCAGAGGAATGGGGATATCACATATGGACAGTTTGCACAGCTCTACCGCAGCCTCATGTTCAGTGCCCAGAAAACA ATGGATGTCCCGTTCTTGGAAAG GGGTGCAGAAAGGTCTGAGCACTTCAGGGTGtcactgctggagctgcagaagtTTTTGCTGGAGTACCAGAGG gagctctgggctgcagaTCCCCTTCAGGTACAGGAATTCATGTTCAACTTCCTGAGAGACCCCTTGAGGGAGATTGATGAGCCTTATTTCTCCCTGGATGAA TTTCTCACCTTCCTGTTTTCCAAAGAGAACAGCATCTGGAACTCACAGCTGGACATGGTGTGTCTGGAGAACATGAACAACCCTCTCTCCCATTACTGGATCTCCTCCTCACACAACAC GTACCTGACGGGGGATCAGTTCTCGAGCGAGTCCTCGCTGGAGGCGTACGCGCGCTGCCTGCGCATGGGCTGCCGCTGCATCGAAC TGGATTGCTGGGATGGTCCTGATGGCATGCCAGTCATCTACCATGGACACACCTTAACCACCAAGATCAAGTTCTCTGATGTCTTGGTCACCATCAAGGAGCATGCCTTTGTCACCTCTGA TTTCCCTGTCATTCTGTCCATTGAGGACCACTGCAGCATTGCTCAGCAGAGGAACATGGCTCAGAATTTCAAGAAGGTTTTTGGAGACATGCTCTTGACCAAACCAGTCGATATTTCTGCTGATGGCCTTCCATCTCCAAACCAGCTCAAGAGGAAGATTCTCATCAAG cACAAGAAGCTGGCGGAGGGCAGCGCTTACGAGGAGCTGCCCACATCTGTGATGTACTCAGAGAATGACATCAGCAACTCCATCAAGAATGGGATCCTCTACCTGGAAGACCCCATCAATCAC GAGTGGAACCCGCATTACTTTGTGCTGACCAGCAGCAAGATCTATTACTCTGGGGAGACAACCAGTGACCAAGGAAACGAGGATGAGGAAGAGCAGAAGGAG GTGAGCAACAGCACGGAGCTGCACTCCACGGAGAAGTGGTTCCACGGGAAGCTGGGAGCGGGCCGTGACGGGCGGCACATCGCGGAGCGGCTGCTGACGGAATACTGCATCGAGACAGGGGCCCCTGATGGCTCCTTCCTGGTCAGGGAGAGCGAGACCTTCGTGGGGGACTACACCCTCTCCTTCTG gCGCAACGGGAAGGTGCAGCACTGCCGGATCCACTCGCGGCAGGACGCCGGCAGCCCCAAGTTCTTCCTGACGGACAACCTGGTGTTTGACAGCCTCTACGACCTCATCACCCACTACCAGGAGGTGCCACTGAGGTGCAACGAGTTTGAGATGAGGCTGACAGAGCCAGTGCCACAGACCAATGCCCACGAGAGCAAAGA GTGGTACCATGCCAACCTCACACGAGCCCAAGCTGAGCACATGCTGATGAGGGTGCCCCGTGATGGAGCCTTCCTGGTGCGCAAGAGGAGCGAGCCCAGCTCCTACGCCATCTCCTTCAG ggcagaagGGAAGATCAAGCACTGCCgggtgcagcaggaggggcagacTGTGCTGCTGGGCAACTCTGAGTTTGAGAGCCTGGTGGACCTGATCAGCTACTACGAGAAGCACCCGCTGTACCGCAAGATGAAGCTGCGCTACCCCATCAACGAGGAGACCCTGGAGAAGATCGGCACAGCG GAGCCAGACTATGGAGCCCTGTATGAGGGACGCCATCCTGGGTTCTATGTGGAAGCCAACCCCATGCCCACCTTCAAG TGTGCAGTCAAAGCCCTGTTTGACTACAAGGCACAGAGGGAGGACGAGCTCACCTTCACCAAAAATGCCATCATCCAGAATGTGGAGAAACAGGAAGGAGGCTG GTGGAGAGGAGATTATGGTGGCAAAAAGCAGCTGTGGTTCCCTTCCAACTACGTGGAGGAAATTACAAGTCCCACCAGCCTGGAGCCGGAGCGGGAG cagcagctggatgaGAACAGCCCCCTGGGAGACCTGCTTGGAGGCGTCCTGGACGTGCCCTCCTGCCAGATCG CCATCCGCCCCGAGGGCAAGAACAACCGGCTGTTCGTGTTCTCCATCAGCATGTCCTCGCTGTCACGGCTGTCCCTGGACGTGGCGGCCGACACGCACGAGGACCTGCTCGACTGGGTGAAGAAGATCCGGGAGGCAGCTCAGACAGCTGATGCCAGG CTCTCTGAAGGGAAGATGATGGAGAGGAGAAAGAAGATTGCCCTGGAGCTTTCAGAACTGGTGGTCTATTGCCGTCCTGTGCCTTTTGATGAAGAGA AGATCGGCACAGAGAGGGCCTGTTACCGGGACATGTCCTCCTTTCCCGAGACCAAGGCAGAGAAGTACGTGAACAAGATCAAGGGCAAGAAGTTCCTGCAGTACAACCGCCTGCAGCTGTCCCGCATCTACCCCAAGGGCCAGCGCCTCGACTCCTCCAACTACGACCCCCTGCCCATGTGGATCTGTGGCAGCCAGCTGGTGGCACTCAACTTCCAGACCCCGG ACAAGCCCATGCAGATGAACCAGGCCTTGTTCATGTCCAGTGGCCAGTGTGGGTATGTCCTGCAGCCAACCAACATGAGGGACGACATCTTTGACCCCTTTGACAAGAGCACACTGCGGGGCACAGAACCACTCTCCATCTCCATTGAG gTCCTGGGGGCACGGCACCTTCCCAAAAATGGAAGGGGAATCGTTTGTCCTTTCGTGGAGGTGGAGGTGTCTGGTGCTGAGTACGACAATGCCAAGCAGAAAACAGAGATCGTGG CTGACAACGGCCTGAACCCTCTCTGGACCCCGAAGCAGTTCCACTTTCAGGTCAGCAACCCTGACTTTGCCTTCCTGCGCTTCGTGGTCTACGAGGAGGACATGTTCAGCGATGAGAACTTCCTGGCTCAGGCCACCTTCCTGGTGAAAGGCTTGAAGACAG GTTTCCGAGCTGTTCCCCTCAAGAACAACTACAGTGAGAACCTGGAGCTGGCTTCTCTGCTTGTCAAGATAGACATTTTCCCTTGCAAG CAGGAAAATGGCGAAATAAACCTCTTCAATGCTTCATCCCTACGGGAACGAGCAGGGGATGGCTCCAGCCAGCTGCTGGCAAGCAGAGGCAGAGAGGGCTCCTTTGAGCTGAGGTACCAGCAGCCCTTCGAGGATTTCCGTGTGGCCCCAGAGCAGCTCGCTGACCACTTTGAGAGCCGGGAGCGAAG GGTACTGCGGAGGACCCGGGTCAACGGGGACAACCGGCTGTAG
- the PLCG1 gene encoding 1-phosphatidylinositol 4,5-bisphosphate phosphodiesterase gamma-1 isoform X3 has protein sequence MAAGPGAGPGAPSEAEAAQLCRSLEVGTVMTLFYSKKSQRPERKTFQVKLETRQVTWSRGSEKVEGAVDIREIKEIRPGRNSRDFDRYQEDPCFRPEHSHCFVVLYGTEFRLKTLSLQATSEDEVNMWIKGLNWLVADTLRAPTPLQIERWLRKQFYSLDRNREDRISAKDLKNMLSQVNYRVPNMRFLRERLTDVEQRNGDITYGQFAQLYRSLMFSAQKTMDVPFLERGAERSEHFRVSLLELQKFLLEYQRELWAADPLQVQEFMFNFLRDPLREIDEPYFSLDEFLTFLFSKENSIWNSQLDMVCLENMNNPLSHYWISSSHNTYLTGDQFSSESSLEAYARCLRMGCRCIELDCWDGPDGMPVIYHGHTLTTKIKFSDVLVTIKEHAFVTSDFPVILSIEDHCSIAQQRNMAQNFKKVFGDMLLTKPVDISADGLPSPNQLKRKILIKHKKLAEGSAYEELPTSVMYSENDISNSIKNGILYLEDPINHEWNPHYFVLTSSKIYYSGETTSDQGNEDEEEQKEVSNSTELHSTEKWFHGKLGAGRDGRHIAERLLTEYCIETGAPDGSFLVRESETFVGDYTLSFWRNGKVQHCRIHSRQDAGSPKFFLTDNLVFDSLYDLITHYQEVPLRCNEFEMRLTEPVPQTNAHESKEWYHANLTRAQAEHMLMRVPRDGAFLVRKRSEPSSYAISFRAEGKIKHCRVQQEGQTVLLGNSEFESLVDLISYYEKHPLYRKMKLRYPINEETLEKIGTAEPDYGALYEGRHPGFYVEANPMPTFKCAVKALFDYKAQREDELTFTKNAIIQNVEKQEGGWWRGDYGGKKQLWFPSNYVEEITSPTSLEPEREQQLDENSPLGDLLGGVLDVPSCQIAIRPEGKNNRLFVFSISMSSLSRLSLDVAADTHEDLLDWVKKIREAAQTADARLSEGKMMERRKKIALELSELVVYCRPVPFDEEKIGTERACYRDMSSFPETKAEKYVNKIKGKKFLQYNRLQLSRIYPKGQRLDSSNYDPLPMWICGSQLVALNFQTPDKPMQMNQALFMSSGQCGYVLQPTNMRDDIFDPFDKSTLRGTEPLSISIEVLGARHLPKNGRGIVCPFVEVEVSGAEYDNAKQKTEIVADNGLNPLWTPKQFHFQVSNPDFAFLRFVVYEEDMFSDENFLAQATFLVKGLKTGFRAVPLKNNYSENLELASLLVKIDIFPCKENGEINLFNASSLRERAGDGSSQLLASRGREGSFELRYQQPFEDFRVAPEQLADHFESRERRVLRRTRVNGDNRL, from the exons tgGACATTCGTGAGATCAAGGAGATCCGACCAGGGAGGAACTCGCGGGACTTTGACCGCTACCAGGAGGATCCGTGTTTCCGACCAGAGCACTCTCACTGCTTTGTCGTCCTCTACGGCACAGAATTCCGCCTGAAAACCCTCAGCTTGCAAG CTACTTCTGAGGATGAGGTCAATATGTGGATCAAGGGGCTGAACTGGCTGGTGGCAGACACTCTGAGAGCACCCACCCCCCTGCAGATTGAAAG GTGGCTCCGGAAGCAGTTCTACTCCCTGGATCGCAACCGGGAGGACAG GATCTCTGCCAAGGATCTGAAGAACATGCTGTCCCAGGTCAACTACCGCGTGCCCAACATGAGGTTCCTGCGCGAGCGACTCACG gATGTGGAGCAGAGGAATGGGGATATCACATATGGACAGTTTGCACAGCTCTACCGCAGCCTCATGTTCAGTGCCCAGAAAACA ATGGATGTCCCGTTCTTGGAAAG GGGTGCAGAAAGGTCTGAGCACTTCAGGGTGtcactgctggagctgcagaagtTTTTGCTGGAGTACCAGAGG gagctctgggctgcagaTCCCCTTCAGGTACAGGAATTCATGTTCAACTTCCTGAGAGACCCCTTGAGGGAGATTGATGAGCCTTATTTCTCCCTGGATGAA TTTCTCACCTTCCTGTTTTCCAAAGAGAACAGCATCTGGAACTCACAGCTGGACATGGTGTGTCTGGAGAACATGAACAACCCTCTCTCCCATTACTGGATCTCCTCCTCACACAACAC GTACCTGACGGGGGATCAGTTCTCGAGCGAGTCCTCGCTGGAGGCGTACGCGCGCTGCCTGCGCATGGGCTGCCGCTGCATCGAAC TGGATTGCTGGGATGGTCCTGATGGCATGCCAGTCATCTACCATGGACACACCTTAACCACCAAGATCAAGTTCTCTGATGTCTTGGTCACCATCAAGGAGCATGCCTTTGTCACCTCTGA TTTCCCTGTCATTCTGTCCATTGAGGACCACTGCAGCATTGCTCAGCAGAGGAACATGGCTCAGAATTTCAAGAAGGTTTTTGGAGACATGCTCTTGACCAAACCAGTCGATATTTCTGCTGATGGCCTTCCATCTCCAAACCAGCTCAAGAGGAAGATTCTCATCAAG cACAAGAAGCTGGCGGAGGGCAGCGCTTACGAGGAGCTGCCCACATCTGTGATGTACTCAGAGAATGACATCAGCAACTCCATCAAGAATGGGATCCTCTACCTGGAAGACCCCATCAATCAC GAGTGGAACCCGCATTACTTTGTGCTGACCAGCAGCAAGATCTATTACTCTGGGGAGACAACCAGTGACCAAGGAAACGAGGATGAGGAAGAGCAGAAGGAG GTGAGCAACAGCACGGAGCTGCACTCCACGGAGAAGTGGTTCCACGGGAAGCTGGGAGCGGGCCGTGACGGGCGGCACATCGCGGAGCGGCTGCTGACGGAATACTGCATCGAGACAGGGGCCCCTGATGGCTCCTTCCTGGTCAGGGAGAGCGAGACCTTCGTGGGGGACTACACCCTCTCCTTCTG gCGCAACGGGAAGGTGCAGCACTGCCGGATCCACTCGCGGCAGGACGCCGGCAGCCCCAAGTTCTTCCTGACGGACAACCTGGTGTTTGACAGCCTCTACGACCTCATCACCCACTACCAGGAGGTGCCACTGAGGTGCAACGAGTTTGAGATGAGGCTGACAGAGCCAGTGCCACAGACCAATGCCCACGAGAGCAAAGA GTGGTACCATGCCAACCTCACACGAGCCCAAGCTGAGCACATGCTGATGAGGGTGCCCCGTGATGGAGCCTTCCTGGTGCGCAAGAGGAGCGAGCCCAGCTCCTACGCCATCTCCTTCAG ggcagaagGGAAGATCAAGCACTGCCgggtgcagcaggaggggcagacTGTGCTGCTGGGCAACTCTGAGTTTGAGAGCCTGGTGGACCTGATCAGCTACTACGAGAAGCACCCGCTGTACCGCAAGATGAAGCTGCGCTACCCCATCAACGAGGAGACCCTGGAGAAGATCGGCACAGCG GAGCCAGACTATGGAGCCCTGTATGAGGGACGCCATCCTGGGTTCTATGTGGAAGCCAACCCCATGCCCACCTTCAAG TGTGCAGTCAAAGCCCTGTTTGACTACAAGGCACAGAGGGAGGACGAGCTCACCTTCACCAAAAATGCCATCATCCAGAATGTGGAGAAACAGGAAGGAGGCTG GTGGAGAGGAGATTATGGTGGCAAAAAGCAGCTGTGGTTCCCTTCCAACTACGTGGAGGAAATTACAAGTCCCACCAGCCTGGAGCCGGAGCGGGAG cagcagctggatgaGAACAGCCCCCTGGGAGACCTGCTTGGAGGCGTCCTGGACGTGCCCTCCTGCCAGATCG CCATCCGCCCCGAGGGCAAGAACAACCGGCTGTTCGTGTTCTCCATCAGCATGTCCTCGCTGTCACGGCTGTCCCTGGACGTGGCGGCCGACACGCACGAGGACCTGCTCGACTGGGTGAAGAAGATCCGGGAGGCAGCTCAGACAGCTGATGCCAGG CTCTCTGAAGGGAAGATGATGGAGAGGAGAAAGAAGATTGCCCTGGAGCTTTCAGAACTGGTGGTCTATTGCCGTCCTGTGCCTTTTGATGAAGAGA AGATCGGCACAGAGAGGGCCTGTTACCGGGACATGTCCTCCTTTCCCGAGACCAAGGCAGAGAAGTACGTGAACAAGATCAAGGGCAAGAAGTTCCTGCAGTACAACCGCCTGCAGCTGTCCCGCATCTACCCCAAGGGCCAGCGCCTCGACTCCTCCAACTACGACCCCCTGCCCATGTGGATCTGTGGCAGCCAGCTGGTGGCACTCAACTTCCAGACCCCGG ACAAGCCCATGCAGATGAACCAGGCCTTGTTCATGTCCAGTGGCCAGTGTGGGTATGTCCTGCAGCCAACCAACATGAGGGACGACATCTTTGACCCCTTTGACAAGAGCACACTGCGGGGCACAGAACCACTCTCCATCTCCATTGAG gTCCTGGGGGCACGGCACCTTCCCAAAAATGGAAGGGGAATCGTTTGTCCTTTCGTGGAGGTGGAGGTGTCTGGTGCTGAGTACGACAATGCCAAGCAGAAAACAGAGATCGTGG CTGACAACGGCCTGAACCCTCTCTGGACCCCGAAGCAGTTCCACTTTCAGGTCAGCAACCCTGACTTTGCCTTCCTGCGCTTCGTGGTCTACGAGGAGGACATGTTCAGCGATGAGAACTTCCTGGCTCAGGCCACCTTCCTGGTGAAAGGCTTGAAGACAG GTTTCCGAGCTGTTCCCCTCAAGAACAACTACAGTGAGAACCTGGAGCTGGCTTCTCTGCTTGTCAAGATAGACATTTTCCCTTGCAAG GAAAATGGCGAAATAAACCTCTTCAATGCTTCATCCCTACGGGAACGAGCAGGGGATGGCTCCAGCCAGCTGCTGGCAAGCAGAGGCAGAGAGGGCTCCTTTGAGCTGAGGTACCAGCAGCCCTTCGAGGATTTCCGTGTGGCCCCAGAGCAGCTCGCTGACCACTTTGAGAGCCGGGAGCGAAG GGTACTGCGGAGGACCCGGGTCAACGGGGACAACCGGCTGTAG